Within Amycolatopsis sp. cg5, the genomic segment GGGCCGGACAGCCCGAGCACCCGCATCGGCGCGCCGAGCACCTGGCCACCGCGGAAATGCCCGATCAGCGCGCCGTCGCGCAGCGTGCCCTCGTGCTGGCGCACCTGCGCGTGGAACCCGGTCAGGAAGTTGTGGCCGGGCGCGTGCACCTGCGCGACGCCGACCTGGTGGCTCGTGTCCGGCCCGATCTCGTTGTCCGCGTACAGTTCCAGCGCGTCACCCGGCACGATGTCGCGCCGCCCGACCGCGAGGAAGACGTCACGCAGGAAACCGGCCTCCGTGCGCGGTTCCAGTTCGCTCGACAGGAACTTCTTGCGCAGCATGATCCCGAGGCGCAGATCCTGGGCGAGCACCCGCTCGTCGCGGATCAGCCGAGCGCGGTCGCCGCGGGTCGCTCGGCCGACGCTCACCTGGCCGCCGGGCAGCTCGCCGAGGCCCGGCACGGTGACGCTGTCGTTGAGCGCCTTGCCGAACTCGATCAGTCCCAGCCTGACCTCGGTCACGACATCGCGGCCAGTGTGATGCTGATCGACTGGTCGGCGTTGGTCCGCTCGGACTCGACACGCATGCCGGACCGCGCGGCGCGTTCCTTGATCCGCGCGTACACCTGACGCTGGACCTCGGCGGCGTAGGCGTCGTCGACCGACAGCACCAGCTTCTCGGCCTCGGCCGGGGTGAGGCCCGGACCGTCCACATGCGCCACTTGCACGCCGTCGGGGCCGTAGGTGAACTGGATTCGCCTGCCCGTCCAGTTCGCGACGACCGTGTCGCCGGTTTCGCTGACCTGCGCGCGCAAGCCGGTGAGCGCGCGGGTGAGCAGATCGCGGTGCCGCATGCGGGTGCGCACGGTGACCTGGCCCGCCTGGGCGTTCGCCTGGGTGTGCGCGGCGATCGTGGCGGCGTTGAGCTGGGCGAGTGCCTCGCTGCGCAGCTTGAGCGTGACGCTCATCGGTGGCTCCTTTCGGGCGCGAGCAGCGCTTCCAGCGCCTCGGTGGTGGCGAACCCGTTCAGCTCGACCGAGCCGTCGGTGGCGATCCGCAGTTCGAGCCGGTTCGGCGCGTCGAGCACGGAGGGGTCGTAGCGGCCGGTCAGGAAGTGGAAGCGCTGGTTGGCCGAGCCGGCCCACGGCCTGGACGGTTCCGGCTGGTCGGCCAGGTACGGGCCGTCGACCAGCAGATCCGTGGACGACAGCAGTTCGGCGCAGTCCGGCCTGGTGCGCAGGTCTTCGAGCCGGTGACCGGTGAAGGTCATGACCGAAAGTCCTTGGGCGCGGACCGCCGTCGCCAGCGCGCCGAGCGGTTCGGGCTGATCGAAAGGCTCGCCGCCGAGCAGCGTGACGCCCTCGACGCCGTGTTCGTCGCGTGCGCGTGACACCTGGTCCGCGACCTCTTGCCACGGCAACCGGGTGCCGCCCTTGGTGGTCCAGGTCTGCGGGTTGAAGCAGCCGGGACAGCGGACCGAACAGCCTTGGGTCCAGACCGCGCAGCGCAGTCCCGGACCCTCGGCGGCGGTGACGTCGACGATCCGGTGCAGGTTCAGGAGTTCCACTGCGTCTGCTGCCGGTTCGCCGTGTTCTCGGTTGTCGTCTCGGTGCGCCGGTAGTCCTCGGTGAACTCCGACGTGACCGTCTCCGCGTCGAGCATGTCCTCGAGGAGCGGGATGTAGTCGAGGCACTTCGAGCCGGTCACGCCGTGTGTCTCGGCGCTGATCGAGCCGTCCCTGCCGATGGTCACGGTCACCCGGTGCGTCATACGTCGATCGTCCTTCCGGTCGGTGCCGCCGGTGGCGCTGGCGGGACCGGCGCGGGCGGCTTCTCGTCGGCGGTGCCGTCGTCGGTCGCGGCCACCGCGCGGGTCTCGGCCCAGTTCCGGATGGCGGTGATCTCGTCGGCCTGGGTGACCGAGAGCGGCACGGTCGACTTCACCGCGTGCACCAGGTCGTCGCGGCGCAGCGGGCGCTTCTCGGCGAACGCGTCGACGAGTCCGGAAAGGACGGCCTGCTCGATCTCGGCGCCGCTGTACCCGGCGCTGCGGTCGGCGAGTTCGGCGAAGAGCGCGTCGTCGAGCCGCAGTTCGCTGCCCACGAACGCGTCGGTGACCCGCTTGCGCAGGTGGATCCGCCAGATCGCGGCCCGCTCGGCGGCCGAGGGCAGGTCCACGAAGAAGATCTCGTCGAACCGGCCCTTGCGCAGGAATTCGGGTGGCAGCGAGTCGACCTGGTTCGCGGTCGCCATCACGAACACCGGCGCGGACTTC encodes:
- a CDS encoding 4Fe-4S single cluster domain-containing protein; amino-acid sequence: MELLNLHRIVDVTAAEGPGLRCAVWTQGCSVRCPGCFNPQTWTTKGGTRLPWQEVADQVSRARDEHGVEGVTLLGGEPFDQPEPLGALATAVRAQGLSVMTFTGHRLEDLRTRPDCAELLSSTDLLVDGPYLADQPEPSRPWAGSANQRFHFLTGRYDPSVLDAPNRLELRIATDGSVELNGFATTEALEALLAPERSHR
- a CDS encoding DUF2997 domain-containing protein, encoding MTHRVTVTIGRDGSISAETHGVTGSKCLDYIPLLEDMLDAETVTSEFTEDYRRTETTTENTANRQQTQWNS